Part of the Terriglobales bacterium genome, CAGCGGGCAGATCGCCATCTATCGCGACAACCCGACGCCCCTGGGCTTCAAGGACCAGGTGCCCACCGACAGCGGCAGCTCCGACGATTGGGATTACACGGTGGGGCTGACCACGCAGTCGCGCGTGCTGCAGAGCGACACGCTGGCGCTGATGGTGATCCACAACCTGCAACTGGACCGCAATCCGCACTTCGCCGGCTACCAGCCGGGGGCGCGGGGGAACGCGGGGCAGGTGGCGCTGACCGGGTCGGCCACGGATTCGGCGCGGCAGACCGCGATGATCAACGCCTTCGAGTCGGGGTTGACGGTGACCATGATCCCCAACACCCGCCTCATCGAGCTGCGCTACGCCAGCACCGATCCCCGGCTGGCCGCCGACATCGTCAACGCCCTGGCCCAGGCTTACGTGGAGAACAACCGCCGCACCAAGTACGAGTCCACCACCCAGGCCTCCGACTGGCTCTCCAAGCAACTGGCCGACCTGCAGGTCAAGGTGGAGACCTCGCAGCAGCAGCTGGCCGACTACCAGCGCGAGCACGGCATCCTGGGCCTGGACGAGAAGCAGAACATCATCACTTCCAAGCTGGACGAGCTGAACAAGGACCTCACCGACGCGGAGGCCGACCGCATCCAGAAGGAAGCCGCCTACCGCCAGATGGAGAACGGCTCCGGCCAGCATGCCGCCGATGACCAGTTGCTGCAGGGATTGCGCCAGCAGGAAGCCGACGTGAAAAGCCAGTTGGCGCAGTTGACGGTGCAGTTCGGTCCCGCCTACCCCAAGGTGGTCGAACTCAACAGCAAGCTGAAGGAGATCCAGGCTTCCATCCAGGCGGAGACCCACCGCAGCGTGGGCCGCGCCCAGAACGACTACAACGTGGCCCTGCAGCGCGAGCGCATGCTGCACGGCGCACTCGACAAGCAGAAGCAGGAAGCCAACCAGCTCAACGAGAGCGCCATCCAGTACAACATCCTCAAGAAAGAGGCCGACACCAACCGCCAGCTCTACGACGACATGCTGCAGAAGCTGAAGGAGGCGGGCATCGAGGCGGGCCTGAAGGCCACCAACGTCCACATCGTGGATGCGGCGCGCGTTCCCACTTCGCCCTCCAAGCCCAACATCCCGCGCAACCTGGCGTTGGGCTTCTTGATGGGCATCATGGGCGGCGTGGTCTTCGCCTTCGTGCTGGAGCTCCTGGACAGCACCGTGCGCACGCCCGAGCAGGTGCAGATGATCTCGGCGCTGCCCTCGCTGGGCATCGTTCCCCTGAGTTCGGGCGCGACCAGGAAGGGCAAGGCGCCGCCGCTGCTGCCGGGCAAGAGTGCGGTGGCGCGGGGCGGAGTCGGGTTGATCGCCTATTCGCGGCCGCGCTCGGAGATCGCCGAGGCCTATCGCGCCCTGCGCACTTCCATCCTGCTCTCTTCCCTGGGCGCGCCACCCAAGGTGATCCTGGTCACCAGCGCGCTGCCCCAGGAGGGCAAGACCACGACTTCGATGAACTCAGCCATCGTGCTGGCGCAGAAGGGCGGGAAGGTGTTGCTGGTGGACGCCGACCTGCGCCGCCCCGGCGTGCATCAGACCATGGGCATGAGTTCGCGCGCTGGCCTGAGCACCCTGCTCACCGGCAGCGACAAGGGCGAGAACCTCATCCAGACCTCGCGCCAGCTCAAGAACCTGTTCATCCTGCCCGCCGGACCCACCCCGCCCCAGCCCGCCGAACTGCTGGGCTCCGACCTGATGCGCAGCCTGCTGCAGCGCTGGCGCGAGGAGTACGACCACATCGTCATCGACACCCCGCCCGCGCTCACCGTGACCGACGCCGTGCTGCTCTCGCCGGCCGTGGACGCGGTGATCCTGGTGATCCGCTCCGGCCGCACCCCCAAGGACGCGTTGCGCCGCGCCCGCGACCTGCTGGCCCAGGTCAACGCCCGGGTGATGGGAGTGGTAGTCAACGCCATCGATCTCCAGTCCCCGGATATGTACTACTACTATTACGGGGCCAAGCACGGCGGACATTACTACGATGAGAACGCGGCGCGCTGACCTGGTGACCATCGCCGAGCCGTTCATCCTAACCTGCGCCGCCCCTTCCTGCTGAGGCACCGTGCGCTTGGACTCGCCAACCAGGAAAGCGACGCTGGCGACCCTGGTGCTGGGCTTGTGCTCGGCCTATGTCTATGTCGCGGGGCGGGACTACGCTGCCTCGCGTCTG contains:
- a CDS encoding polysaccharide biosynthesis tyrosine autokinase, with the protein product SGQIAIYRDNPTPLGFKDQVPTDSGSSDDWDYTVGLTTQSRVLQSDTLALMVIHNLQLDRNPHFAGYQPGARGNAGQVALTGSATDSARQTAMINAFESGLTVTMIPNTRLIELRYASTDPRLAADIVNALAQAYVENNRRTKYESTTQASDWLSKQLADLQVKVETSQQQLADYQREHGILGLDEKQNIITSKLDELNKDLTDAEADRIQKEAAYRQMENGSGQHAADDQLLQGLRQQEADVKSQLAQLTVQFGPAYPKVVELNSKLKEIQASIQAETHRSVGRAQNDYNVALQRERMLHGALDKQKQEANQLNESAIQYNILKKEADTNRQLYDDMLQKLKEAGIEAGLKATNVHIVDAARVPTSPSKPNIPRNLALGFLMGIMGGVVFAFVLELLDSTVRTPEQVQMISALPSLGIVPLSSGATRKGKAPPLLPGKSAVARGGVGLIAYSRPRSEIAEAYRALRTSILLSSLGAPPKVILVTSALPQEGKTTTSMNSAIVLAQKGGKVLLVDADLRRPGVHQTMGMSSRAGLSTLLTGSDKGENLIQTSRQLKNLFILPAGPTPPQPAELLGSDLMRSLLQRWREEYDHIVIDTPPALTVTDAVLLSPAVDAVILVIRSGRTPKDALRRARDLLAQVNARVMGVVVNAIDLQSPDMYYYYYGAKHGGHYYDENAAR